A region from the Bactrocera dorsalis isolate Fly_Bdor chromosome 1, ASM2337382v1, whole genome shotgun sequence genome encodes:
- the LOC125778371 gene encoding submandibular gland secretory Glx-rich protein CA-like isoform X1 — protein MRTHAATALYALLALYCLGSTLSGPITDVGKQFQQTGGAASDLGNIDVVKDAKPVGGKIISDLNPVENIISSIPDEIGSLEKLISILSKLLSTVKPNDSELPVDSSSEIPTGSETQVPVDNSSEIPSDSDCDGSETQTPTDNSSEIPTGSDYDGSETQVPVDNSSEIPTGSDYDGSEAQVPVDNSSEIPSDSGCDGSGTQAPTGNSSEIPTGSDDGESETQVPVDNSSEIPSDSDCEGSETQAPTGISSEIPTGSDDGESETQVPVDNTSEIPTGSDDGESETQVPVDNSSETPTGSDNDESATLTSNTDESATQVPVDTFSALPTESITEHEHGQ, from the exons atgagAACACACGCAGCCACAGCCTTGTACGCATTACTAGCTCTATACTGCTTAG GAAGTACTTTAAGTGGGCCCATAACGGACGTTGGTAAACAATTTCAGCAGACTGGCGGCGCTGCCAGTGATTTGGGCAACATTGATGTGGTCAAAGATGCCAAACCAGTCGGTGGTAAAATTATTTCCGATCTAAATCCCGTCGAGAACATCATAAGTTCCATTCCAGATGAAATCGGTTCCTTAGAGAAGTTAATTTCTATACTCAGCAAACTGCTCTCAACAGTAAAACCCAACGACTCCGAGCTTCCTGTCGATAGTTCCTCGGAAATACCAACTGGTTCAGAAACACAGGTTCCAGTCGATAACTCCTCAGAAATACCAAGTGATTCCGACTGCGATGGGTCAGAAACTCAGACTCCAACCGATAATTCCTCAGAAATACCAACTGGTTCCGACTACGATGGTTCAGAAACACAGGTTCCAGTCGATAATTCCTCAGAAATACCAACTGGTTCAGATTACGATGGTTCAGAAGCACAGGTTCCGGTCGATAATTCCTCAGAAATACCAAGTGATTCCGGCTGCGATGGGTCAGGAACTCAGGCTCCAACCGGCAATTCCTCTGAAATACCAACTGGTTCAGACGACGGTGAATCAGAAACACAGGTTCCGGTCGATAATTCCTCAGAAATACCGAGTGATTCCGACTGCGAGGGGTCAGAAACTCAGGCTCCAACCGGCATTTCCTCTGAAATACCAACTGGTTCAGACGACGGTGAATCAGAAACACAGGTTCCAGTCGATAATACCTCAGAAATACCAACTGGTTCAGACGACGGTGAATCAGAAACACAGGTTCCAGTCGATAATTCCTCAGAAACACCAACTGGTTCCGACAACGATGAGTCAGCGACACTAACTTCCAACACCGATGAGTCGGCTACACAAGTTCCAGTCGATACTTTCTCAGCACTACCAACTGAATCTATCACCGAACATGAACATGGTCAATAA
- the LOC125778371 gene encoding trans-Golgi network integral membrane protein 2-like isoform X2: MRTHAATALYALLALYCLGSTLSGPITDVGKQFQQTGGAASDLGNIDVVKDAKPVGGKIISDLNPVENIISSIPDEIGSLEKLISILSKLLSTVKPNDSELPVDSSSEIPTGSETQVPVDNSSEIPSDSDCDGSETQTPTDNSSEIPTGSDYDGSETQVPVDNSSEIPSDSGCDGSGTQAPTGNSSEIPTGSDDGESETQVPVDNSSEIPSDSDCEGSETQAPTGISSEIPTGSDDGESETQVPVDNTSEIPTGSDDGESETQVPVDNSSETPTGSDNDESATLTSNTDESATQVPVDTFSALPTESITEHEHGQ, from the exons atgagAACACACGCAGCCACAGCCTTGTACGCATTACTAGCTCTATACTGCTTAG GAAGTACTTTAAGTGGGCCCATAACGGACGTTGGTAAACAATTTCAGCAGACTGGCGGCGCTGCCAGTGATTTGGGCAACATTGATGTGGTCAAAGATGCCAAACCAGTCGGTGGTAAAATTATTTCCGATCTAAATCCCGTCGAGAACATCATAAGTTCCATTCCAGATGAAATCGGTTCCTTAGAGAAGTTAATTTCTATACTCAGCAAACTGCTCTCAACAGTAAAACCCAACGACTCCGAGCTTCCTGTCGATAGTTCCTCGGAAATACCAACTGGTTCAGAAACACAGGTTCCAGTCGATAACTCCTCAGAAATACCAAGTGATTCCGACTGCGATGGGTCAGAAACTCAGACTCCAACCGATAATTCCTCAGAAATACCAACTGGTTCCGACTACGATGGTTCAGAAACACAG GTTCCGGTCGATAATTCCTCAGAAATACCAAGTGATTCCGGCTGCGATGGGTCAGGAACTCAGGCTCCAACCGGCAATTCCTCTGAAATACCAACTGGTTCAGACGACGGTGAATCAGAAACACAGGTTCCGGTCGATAATTCCTCAGAAATACCGAGTGATTCCGACTGCGAGGGGTCAGAAACTCAGGCTCCAACCGGCATTTCCTCTGAAATACCAACTGGTTCAGACGACGGTGAATCAGAAACACAGGTTCCAGTCGATAATACCTCAGAAATACCAACTGGTTCAGACGACGGTGAATCAGAAACACAGGTTCCAGTCGATAATTCCTCAGAAACACCAACTGGTTCCGACAACGATGAGTCAGCGACACTAACTTCCAACACCGATGAGTCGGCTACACAAGTTCCAGTCGATACTTTCTCAGCACTACCAACTGAATCTATCACCGAACATGAACATGGTCAATAA